In Hirundo rustica isolate bHirRus1 chromosome 4, bHirRus1.pri.v3, whole genome shotgun sequence, a genomic segment contains:
- the SF3B2 gene encoding LOW QUALITY PROTEIN: splicing factor 3B subunit 2 (The sequence of the model RefSeq protein was modified relative to this genomic sequence to represent the inferred CDS: inserted 3 bases in 3 codons; deleted 2 bases in 2 codons; substituted 1 base at 1 genomic stop codon) codes for MVLDFLGLYLVVTVNSPVISNSLAVLLPMLRARERLQLPPPLSFTCPLRGKLPETKEVEQEPPCPVDPLPPPSDSNREAKDSGVGPKIPQALEKILQLKESHQEELVMVLGLLTKDKMETELQALPSTSEVEEDTGTSKKEWNWKHHNHKKKRGKGGAREGSPTPPAKVEIEYVTEEPDIHNPNFMLFKRIFEAFKLMDKVKEKEPKQVESTRAPPTKGPEDGTSGSDGDTSEDEXDKNQEVSKLSKKKLRCMNRFTMAKLKQLVARPDVVEMHDVTTPDPKLLVHLKVTRNSVLVPRHWCVTRKYLQGKRGIEKPPFKLREFIQHTGIQETREALQEKEQKMMKPKMQEKVHHEMGKIDIDYQRLHDTFFKWQTKPKLTIHRDLYYEGKDFETRVKEMXPGDLLEELQIMLGMPVGPKTHKVPPLWLIAMQRYGPPPXYPSFRILGVNSPIPEGCSFRYRAGGWGRPPMDXNGKPHYGDVFSTNAAKFQMEEEEEEIDCTPWGQLEPSDGASSEEEEESDEEKPDKTRFITPADSGFMTPGGFSSVPARMETPELIELHKKIKEAMDRSETPQLFMVVPEKRMVIVGMAMMGSTHIYDMSAVIGHERPVTEATGHDGGTGPEELEPMAITQKYEKHVQEQQAQVEKEDFSDRVAEHAAKQKQKQKAQPQDTGCGGKKYKELKFRCHCCPLHVTSLLSPLHCSLSPRRGHPAVTVPVLLPCPCPRHCPQPAPVVS; via the exons atggtGCTAGATTTCCTAGGACTGTACTTGGTGGTGACAGTGAATTCCCCCGTAATAAGCAACAGCTTGGCCGTCCTCCTTCCAATGCTGAGAGCGAGAGAGCGCCTGCAGCTGCCCCCACCCCTGTCCTTTACCTGCCCGCTCCGAGGGAAACTCCCAGAGACCAAAGAAGTAGAGCAAG AGCCCCCCTGCCCTGTGgaccccctcccaccccccagTGACAGCAACAGAGAGGCCAAGGACTCCGGGGTGGGCCCCAAGATCCCACAGGCTCTGGAGAAGATCCTGCAGCTCAAGGAGAGCcaccaggaggagctggtgaTGGTCCTGGGGCTTTTGACCAAGGACAAGATGGAGACGGAGCTCCAGGCATTGCCATCAACCTCTGAGGTTGaggaggacacagggacatCCAAAAAGGAGTGGAACTGGAAGCACCACAACCACAAGAAGAAGCGGGGGAAAGGTGGGGCTCGGGAGGGGTCCCCAACCCCCCCCG ccaaGGTGGAGATTGAGTATGTGACTGAGGAGCCTGATATCCACAACCCCAACTTCATGCTCTTCAAGAGGATTTTCGAGGCTTTCAAGCTGATGGACAAGGTGAAGGAGAAGGAGCCAAAGCAAGTGGAGAGTACCAGGGCACCCCCGACAAAGGGACCTGAGGATGGCACCAGTGGCAGTGATGGGGACACCTCTGAGGATG CGGATAAGAACCAGGAGGTCTCCAAGCTGTCCAAGAAGAAGCTGAGGTGCATGAACAGGTTCACCATGGCCAAGCTGAAGCAGCTGGTGGCCCGCCCTGATGTAGTGGAGATGCATGATGTCACCACGCCGGACCCCAAGCTGCTGGTGCACCTGAAGGTCACACGAAACTCAGTGCTGGTGCCGCGGCACTGGTGCGTCACAAGGAAATACCTGCAGGGCAAGAGGGGCATTGAGAAGCCACCTTTCAAGCTGCGTGAGTTCATCCAGCACACAGGTATCCAGGAGACACGTGAGGccctgcaggagaaggagcagaagaTGATGAAGCCCAAGATGCAGGAGAAGGTTCATCACGAAATGGGCAAGATTGACATTGATTACCAGAGACTCCACGACACCTTCTTCAAATGGCAGACCAAGCCCAAGCTGACCATCCACAGGGACCTCTACTATGAGGGGAAGGATTTTGAGACACGGGTCAAGGAGATGTAGCCGGGTGACCTCTTGGAAGAGCTGCAGATCATGCTGGGCATGCCAGTGGGGCCCAAGACCCACAAGGTTCCCCCACTGTGGCTGATTGCCATGCAGCGCTATGGACCGCCCC CGTACCCCAGCTTCAGAATCCTGGGGGTCAACTCCCCCATCCCCGAGGGCTGCTCTTTCAGGTACCGTgctggggggtgggggaggcCCCCCATGG GCAATGGGAAGCCGCACTATGGGGATGTGTTCAGTACCAATGCTGCCAAGTTCCagatggaggaagaggaggaggagattgACTGCACACCCTGGGGGCAGCTGGAGCCATCGGATGGGGCATCctcagaggaagaggaggagagtgATGAAGAGAAACCCGACAAGACCAGGTTCATCACCCCTGCTGACAGTGGGTTCATGACCCCAGGAGGCTTCTCCTCAGTGCCAGCCAGGATGGAGACCCCAGAGCTGATTGAACTCCACAAGAAAATCAAGGAGGCCATGGACAGGAGCGAGACC CCCCAGCTGTTCATGGTGGTCCCTGAAAAACGCATGGTGATTGTGGGCATGGCCATGATGGGGTCCACCCACATCTACGACATGTCTGCAGTGATAGGGCACGAGAGGCCAGTGACAGAGGCCACAGGGCATGATGGTGGCACTGGCCCCGAGGAGCTGGAGCCCATGGCCATAACACAGAAGTACGAGAAGCACGTGCAGGAACAGCAGGCACAGGTGGAGAAGGAGGACTTCAGCGACAGGGTGGCCGAGCATGCCGCCaagcaaaagcagaagcagaaggcacagccccaggacaCC GGGTGCGGGGGCAAGAAGTACAAGGAGCTCAAGTTTAGATGTCACTGCTGTCCTCTCCATGTCACCTCCCTGTTATCCCCCCTGCACTGCTCTCTGTCACCCCGCAGGGGTCATCCCGCTGTCACTGTCCCCGTCCTtcttccctgtccttgtccccggcactgtccccagcctgccccCGTTGTTTCCTAA